A region from the Candidatus Zixiibacteriota bacterium genome encodes:
- a CDS encoding PEP-CTERM sorting domain-containing protein gives MKDKLSTSNLGPLTVSALVIVLLLCLTWTPVYGFNFSRIDNVAGGTGGSDNGNGTGTKGSDLVLTTGTGINQPATGPSPGTGNSFLWGNEAAYDNAAPACPPIPEPTTLILIGLGLAGGSLYRKIRS, from the coding sequence ATGAAGGACAAACTTTCTACAAGCAATCTCGGGCCGCTGACAGTGTCAGCTCTAGTAATCGTTCTACTCCTCTGCCTTACTTGGACGCCGGTTTACGGCTTCAACTTCTCGAGGATTGACAACGTTGCTGGAGGCACTGGAGGGAGCGACAACGGTAACGGGACCGGCACAAAGGGCAGTGATCTGGTGCTGACAACCGGCACAGGTATCAATCAGCCAGCCACAGGTCCTTCGCCTGGAACCGGCAATTCGTTTCTCTGGGGCAACGAGGCAGCTTATGACAATGCAGCTCCTGCATGTCCTCCCATTCCGGAACCGACTACTCTGATACTGATCGGTCTCGGACTTGCCGGCGGCAGTCTGTACAGGAAGATTAGAAGCTGA
- a CDS encoding carboxymuconolactone decarboxylase family protein: protein MNDRESEADPEAASERAREFREQRELLNKIVLDNSGLTMKRFFNLDTQAYTDGALSTKTKELLGLVSSLVLRCDDCTMYHLLRCFEKGVSDQEFEETMSIGLVVGGSITIPHIRRAFKAWVELRRGKGE, encoded by the coding sequence ATGAATGATAGGGAGTCTGAAGCCGATCCGGAGGCGGCGTCCGAGAGAGCAAGGGAATTCAGAGAGCAGCGAGAGCTCCTGAACAAGATTGTGCTCGACAACAGCGGCCTCACGATGAAGCGGTTCTTCAATCTCGACACTCAGGCGTATACGGACGGAGCGTTATCGACAAAGACCAAAGAGCTGCTCGGACTGGTCTCCTCACTTGTGCTCAGGTGCGATGATTGCACAATGTATCATCTTCTCAGATGTTTCGAGAAGGGAGTGAGCGATCAGGAGTTCGAAGAGACCATGAGCATAGGACTCGTGGTTGGTGGCTCGATAACGATTCCTCACATCAGGCGGGCATTCAAAGCATGGGTTGAATTGAGACGTGGCAAAGGTGAATAG
- a CDS encoding GAF domain-containing protein has protein sequence MVNKTQLLDTLFARIEALVESPIPVSEKLLGICDMLREVVPHYDWVGFYLVDGENKRELVLGPFAGEPTDHVRIPFGKGICGQAAERGETFVVQDISEQTNYLSCSIDVKSEIVLPMFKGGELIGELDIDSHQTAPFTDEDEGFLEKVAAKAACLL, from the coding sequence ATGGTGAACAAGACTCAACTTCTGGATACATTATTTGCTCGGATCGAGGCGCTGGTGGAGTCACCGATTCCCGTCTCGGAGAAACTTCTCGGTATCTGCGATATGCTCAGGGAAGTGGTGCCCCACTATGATTGGGTAGGATTCTACTTAGTGGATGGGGAGAACAAGAGAGAACTTGTGCTCGGACCTTTCGCCGGGGAGCCTACAGATCATGTCAGAATACCATTCGGCAAAGGCATTTGTGGGCAGGCTGCAGAAAGAGGTGAGACATTTGTTGTTCAGGATATCTCCGAGCAGACCAATTATCTCTCCTGCAGCATAGATGTCAAATCGGAAATTGTCCTTCCAATGTTCAAGGGCGGCGAACTAATCGGCGAGCTTGACATAGACTCCCATCAGACCGCGCCATTCACGGATGAAGACGAGGGATTTCTTGAGAAAGTTGCCGCTAAGGCTGCGTGTCTGCTTTGA
- a CDS encoding ferritin family protein: MDIYEFAMQMEKDGEKYYRDLAETVTDEGVAKILLMMADDEVKHYNILSHIKSGTPDMQGTEVLKNAKNIFQEMQVGQSDFDFDIAQKDALQKALEIEERSEKFYVEKSKEVDSEDQKALLLRIADEEKRHVHLLDHMIEFMSRPSTWLEDAEFSNIEDY, translated from the coding sequence AATTCGCTATGCAGATGGAGAAAGATGGGGAGAAGTATTATCGTGATCTCGCTGAGACGGTCACGGATGAGGGAGTCGCGAAAATACTACTCATGATGGCAGACGATGAGGTGAAGCACTACAACATACTCTCACACATAAAGTCCGGCACACCCGACATGCAGGGGACGGAAGTGCTCAAGAATGCCAAAAACATATTCCAGGAAATGCAGGTCGGTCAGAGTGATTTCGATTTCGATATCGCTCAGAAAGATGCGTTGCAGAAGGCGCTGGAGATCGAAGAGCGCAGTGAGAAATTCTACGTAGAGAAGTCGAAAGAGGTGGACTCGGAAGATCAGAAGGCACTGCTTCTGCGGATAGCTGATGAAGAGAAGCGTCATGTGCACCTTCTCGATCACATGATTGAGTTCATGAGCCGCCCGTCGACATGGCTTGAGGATGCGGAGTTTTCTAATATCGAGGACTATTGA